Proteins encoded in a region of the Flammeovirga yaeyamensis genome:
- a CDS encoding two-component regulator propeller domain-containing protein has product MHRLLFCFLSFLFCSVSIFGQQYNISSFGIHDGLSQNNCNTLIKANNGAILIGTLDAGININNGQSFNVFDVRNGLSNNFVNDFELDERGGIWVATNNGLNYIYNRKIKSYIENDTQSFRVQQIAFDKNLKTVWGVTLNHKLFRLTSYYKLDAFEGNPKLTYTAIASDEDGLIWVGTKRQGLFVYKGDSIVQQYNIRDNITTIQHLSNQRIALGTTDGVVIYNKKNFSKGAFKILKSKKVRCMAEDSQKNLWVGTTFNGVYITKGIKIKRNISKENGLARQINDIEEDDDGGIWLATKKGLYRYNNDIYTLYAKNYSIASDILETYQSFDTTTVLGSERALTFIKNDKFSGKVALPLSTRSLDIIQDKKGRYIIGSDHGVYRLENGFWKNLTPKEKNDINEYPSTFFEKNNSIYVCALNHIYEIKEDSLKEVINLNQYLQNYRISKGVVSPIDNSIWLGTMGKGLVYLDTAWNVKKIFQKKDKSIPSLYINDLKFDKEGQLWIATSESGICKIRDINSPAISFQEENLSSTNIRTINIDQKGNIWAGSNTSINHLISLENDIVRIERYGADEGFSALGYERGSGSIDPEGNLWFGTEDGAVKINPNHQVYSTKTPKILYKNVLVFSDNIPWEDYSEGIDPDTHLPINAILPPEYNHLTINFVGISMNVPNKIKYQWKLEGFDDNFCPPTSNNQAVYTKLPPGDYNFILRAVNAGGVTSEDERSFSFKIDKPFYQKRSVIALFTLSLLFIIFYFFYYYLKQERDQKEILQKKVDERTREIVKARERVEKTKNEIEQKSEELEVINTKVRKSIQYAATIQKALIGCDHHFVDLFPRSFNLTITKSEVTGDFVWMHENDKYIFLLLIDCTNHGVPAALISIVGNQLLEQIIHDNENITGAELLTKLDSSLKEALKIDANTLISDGMDIACCRFEKGTRKINFAGARRPLIIIENGELRTIKSNFCSIGIVFNDVTPQFDNIDFELNEEATIYLFSDGFANQFNAEGEKFKKVQFKKLLIEVSSLPMAEQCKKLHQIFHDWKEGVEQDDDMMVVGFKYDTNYAESERDHKIIREVERS; this is encoded by the coding sequence ATGCACCGATTACTCTTTTGCTTCCTTTCTTTTCTTTTTTGTTCTGTAAGCATTTTTGGACAACAATACAATATATCCTCTTTTGGTATTCATGACGGTTTAAGTCAGAACAATTGCAATACTTTAATTAAAGCCAATAATGGTGCTATTCTTATTGGAACATTAGATGCAGGAATCAACATTAATAATGGGCAGTCATTTAATGTATTTGATGTACGCAATGGTTTATCTAATAATTTCGTCAATGATTTTGAGCTGGATGAAAGGGGTGGTATTTGGGTTGCTACCAATAATGGGTTGAACTATATATATAATCGAAAAATTAAAAGTTATATTGAGAATGACACCCAATCTTTTAGAGTACAGCAAATCGCATTTGATAAAAACCTTAAAACTGTTTGGGGAGTCACTCTAAACCATAAATTATTTAGACTGACCAGCTATTATAAGTTAGATGCATTTGAAGGCAATCCAAAATTAACGTACACTGCTATAGCTTCTGATGAAGATGGGTTGATTTGGGTAGGGACCAAAAGACAAGGCCTTTTTGTATACAAAGGGGATTCTATTGTACAACAATATAATATTCGTGACAACATCACTACTATTCAACACCTGTCCAACCAAAGAATTGCTTTAGGTACCACCGATGGTGTGGTAATATATAATAAGAAGAATTTTTCTAAAGGTGCTTTCAAAATATTAAAATCTAAGAAAGTAAGATGTATGGCCGAAGATTCACAAAAGAATTTATGGGTCGGTACTACTTTTAATGGGGTATATATTACTAAGGGGATAAAAATCAAAAGAAATATCTCTAAAGAGAACGGATTAGCACGTCAAATAAATGATATCGAAGAGGATGATGATGGAGGAATTTGGTTGGCAACTAAAAAAGGACTTTATCGATATAATAATGATATTTATACACTGTATGCTAAAAATTACAGTATTGCTTCTGATATTTTAGAAACTTATCAAAGTTTTGATACAACTACTGTACTTGGATCTGAAAGAGCTTTAACCTTTATCAAAAATGATAAATTCTCTGGAAAAGTTGCTTTACCGCTTAGTACAAGATCTCTTGACATCATTCAAGACAAAAAAGGAAGATATATTATTGGTTCTGACCACGGTGTTTATCGTCTTGAAAATGGATTTTGGAAAAACCTAACCCCCAAAGAGAAAAATGATATTAACGAATACCCTTCTACTTTCTTTGAGAAAAACAACTCTATTTATGTATGTGCTTTAAATCATATTTATGAAATAAAAGAGGATTCTTTAAAGGAAGTTATCAACTTAAATCAATATCTACAAAACTATAGAATTTCTAAAGGGGTGGTCTCTCCTATTGACAATAGCATCTGGCTAGGAACAATGGGTAAAGGTTTAGTGTATCTTGATACTGCATGGAATGTGAAAAAAATATTTCAGAAAAAAGATAAATCGATTCCAAGTCTTTATATCAACGATTTAAAATTTGATAAAGAAGGTCAGTTATGGATAGCTACCTCTGAGAGTGGAATTTGCAAGATTAGAGACATTAATTCTCCAGCAATTAGTTTTCAAGAAGAGAATTTATCTTCTACAAACATTCGAACGATTAATATTGACCAAAAAGGTAATATTTGGGCAGGTAGTAACACCTCTATAAACCATCTTATTTCATTGGAAAATGACATTGTTCGAATAGAAAGATATGGAGCAGACGAAGGATTTAGTGCTTTAGGTTATGAAAGAGGAAGTGGATCTATCGACCCTGAAGGCAACTTATGGTTTGGCACTGAGGATGGAGCAGTAAAGATCAACCCAAACCATCAGGTTTACAGCACAAAAACACCAAAGATTTTATATAAGAATGTTTTAGTATTTTCTGATAATATCCCTTGGGAAGACTATTCTGAAGGTATTGATCCTGATACGCATTTACCTATTAATGCTATTCTACCACCAGAATACAACCACCTCACTATCAACTTTGTTGGGATATCCATGAATGTCCCCAATAAGATTAAGTATCAGTGGAAATTAGAAGGATTTGACGATAACTTCTGTCCTCCTACATCAAATAATCAAGCCGTTTATACTAAACTTCCTCCAGGAGATTATAATTTCATTTTAAGAGCCGTAAATGCTGGAGGGGTAACTTCAGAAGACGAAAGGTCATTTTCTTTTAAAATTGACAAGCCTTTTTATCAAAAAAGAAGTGTGATAGCATTATTTACTCTCTCACTATTATTTATCATCTTTTATTTCTTTTACTATTACCTAAAACAAGAAAGAGATCAAAAAGAAATCTTACAGAAGAAAGTTGATGAACGAACTCGAGAAATTGTAAAAGCGAGAGAAAGAGTAGAAAAGACCAAAAATGAAATAGAGCAAAAAAGTGAAGAATTAGAAGTCATCAATACTAAAGTTCGAAAAAGTATCCAATATGCAGCTACTATACAAAAAGCACTTATTGGATGTGATCATCATTTTGTTGACTTATTTCCAAGATCATTTAACCTTACTATTACAAAAAGTGAAGTGACCGGTGATTTTGTATGGATGCATGAAAATGATAAATATATTTTTCTATTACTAATTGACTGTACTAATCATGGTGTTCCTGCTGCATTGATCTCTATTGTAGGAAATCAATTACTTGAACAAATCATTCATGATAACGAAAATATCACTGGTGCAGAACTTTTAACAAAATTGGATTCCTCTCTAAAAGAGGCACTTAAAATAGATGCCAACACCTTAATTAGTGATGGAATGGATATCGCTTGCTGTCGTTTTGAAAAAGGCACAAGAAAAATTAATTTTGCAGGAGCAAGACGACCGCTCATTATCATAGAAAATGGAGAATTAAGAACAATCAAGAGTAATTTTTGTAGTATTGGAATTGTTTTTAATGATGTTACCCCTCAGTTTGATAACATTGATTTCGAATTAAACGAGGAAGCAACGATTTATTTATTTTCTGATGGATTTGCAAATCAGTTTAATGCGGAAGGAGAAAAATTCAAAAAAGTACAATTCAAAAAGTTACTTATTGAAGTATCTTCTTTACCTATGGCTGAACAATGTAAAAAGCTACATCAAATTTTCCATGATTGGAAAGAAGGTGTAGAGCAAGATGATGACATGATGGTTGTTGGGTTCAAATATGATACAAACTATGCTGAAAGCGAAAGGGATCACAAAATCATACGGGAAGTTGAACGTTCTTAA
- a CDS encoding SusC/RagA family TonB-linked outer membrane protein: MSINSTKQFAATMLLLLFSLVAFAQERSVSGTVVDENGDPLPGVAVLVKGTTKGGTTDFDGKFKITLADGEDVLVVSYIGYKAQEISVGTSTNLDVAMEVDAEQLEEVVVIGYGSVKKEDATGSVQAINASDFNQGAITSPQEQLQGKVAGVAITTAGGAPGAGADIRIRGGSSLSASNDPLIVIDGVPVDNDGIQGMQNPLSAINPADIETFTVLKDASATAIYGSRASNGVVLITTKKGSSGKMKIDYTGNVSIATVPKTVDVYNADGFRNLIRTRWGENSKAESFMGNTNTDWQDQIFSSAVSTDHNVSVSGSVKDKLPYRVSVGYTWNDGILNTSHMDRTTGNLSLTPKFFDDHLSVNVNVKGMYIQNRFADTGAIGSAIAMDPSHQPKYDSDEFKPYGGYFTWLDGDGNPITIAPSNPLALLEQKRDESTVKRSIGNMQLDYKFHFLPELRANLNVGYDYSESEGTVKAGTDAAFVGNQAGLDNRYTQSKKNELLDFYLQYNKDLPSIDSKIDVMAGYSWQHFWREEYNRDATAAGFVNNEKLFRTENYLVSFFGRLNYTFKDRYLLTATVRSDGTSRFSPDTRWGVFPSLAAAWNIKKEGFLATNDLVSTLKLRAGYGITGQQNINTNDYPYLPQYTFSQNERAQAEFYVKDGNGNWVPEHLPTLRPEGYDSKIKWEETTTYNLGVDFGFKDDRTTGSIDVYKRTTDDLLNTIPVPAGSNLVDQLLTNVGSLENQGIEIALNHKIINTSDLFWDFGVNVTYATYKITKLTQVEDEDYRGVLTGGIAGGTGNTVQIHSVGHPRQAFYVWEQIYGSDGNPLDGAYVDRNNDGRVTEDDKYQYNNPDPKWMFGFTTKASYKNWDFSMAGRMNLGNYVYNNLASGASLTGTFTDVGYTNNQPTALGSTMFNQPQYFSNHFVENASFFRLDNISVGYNFNNLKNGAVHLRVNATVNNAFVITNYSGLDPEIFGGIDNNVYPRPRTFLLGVNVGF; this comes from the coding sequence ATGAGCATTAACTCTACAAAGCAATTTGCTGCGACGATGCTACTTCTTTTATTCTCTTTAGTTGCTTTTGCACAAGAGAGATCTGTAAGTGGTACTGTAGTAGATGAGAATGGCGACCCACTACCTGGTGTGGCTGTTTTGGTAAAAGGTACAACTAAAGGTGGTACAACTGATTTTGATGGTAAATTCAAAATTACTTTGGCCGACGGTGAGGATGTACTAGTTGTCTCTTACATTGGTTACAAAGCACAAGAAATTTCAGTAGGTACTTCTACTAATCTTGATGTGGCAATGGAAGTGGACGCGGAACAACTTGAAGAAGTTGTAGTTATTGGTTATGGTAGTGTAAAGAAAGAAGATGCTACTGGTTCGGTTCAAGCAATTAACGCATCAGATTTTAATCAAGGTGCAATTACTTCCCCACAAGAACAATTACAAGGTAAAGTTGCTGGTGTAGCAATTACAACAGCAGGTGGTGCTCCAGGTGCTGGTGCTGATATCCGTATTCGTGGTGGTTCATCTTTATCTGCTTCTAACGACCCACTAATTGTAATTGATGGTGTACCTGTTGATAACGACGGTATCCAAGGTATGCAAAACCCATTGTCAGCAATTAACCCTGCTGATATCGAGACATTTACAGTATTAAAAGATGCCTCTGCAACAGCAATTTATGGTTCAAGAGCTTCTAACGGTGTCGTTTTGATTACTACCAAGAAAGGTTCTTCAGGAAAAATGAAAATTGATTACACAGGTAACGTTTCAATTGCAACAGTACCAAAAACTGTTGATGTGTACAATGCAGATGGATTTAGAAACCTAATTAGAACTAGATGGGGTGAAAACTCCAAAGCGGAGTCTTTCATGGGTAATACAAATACTGATTGGCAAGATCAAATCTTTAGTTCAGCAGTAAGTACAGACCACAATGTTTCCGTTTCAGGTTCAGTAAAAGATAAGCTTCCATACCGTGTATCAGTTGGTTATACTTGGAATGACGGTATCTTGAACACTTCACACATGGATAGAACTACTGGTAACCTTAGTTTAACTCCGAAATTCTTCGATGATCACCTATCAGTGAACGTAAATGTGAAAGGGATGTATATCCAAAACAGATTTGCTGATACAGGTGCAATCGGTTCTGCAATCGCTATGGATCCTTCTCATCAACCTAAATATGATAGTGATGAGTTTAAGCCATATGGTGGATACTTTACATGGTTGGACGGTGATGGTAACCCAATTACTATTGCTCCTTCAAATCCATTAGCTTTATTAGAGCAAAAAAGAGATGAATCTACTGTAAAGCGAAGCATCGGTAACATGCAATTGGATTATAAATTCCACTTCTTACCAGAATTAAGAGCGAACTTAAACGTAGGTTATGACTATTCTGAGTCTGAAGGTACTGTAAAAGCAGGTACTGATGCAGCTTTTGTTGGTAATCAAGCAGGTTTAGATAACAGATATACGCAGAGTAAAAAGAATGAATTATTAGACTTCTATTTACAATATAACAAAGATCTACCTTCTATTGATTCAAAAATTGATGTGATGGCAGGTTATTCTTGGCAGCATTTCTGGAGAGAGGAGTACAATAGAGACGCAACAGCTGCAGGTTTTGTTAATAACGAAAAGCTATTTAGAACTGAAAACTATTTAGTTTCATTCTTTGGTCGTTTGAACTATACATTCAAAGATAGATACTTATTAACTGCTACTGTAAGAAGTGATGGTACTTCAAGATTCTCTCCTGATACAAGATGGGGTGTTTTCCCTTCATTAGCTGCAGCATGGAACATCAAGAAAGAAGGTTTCTTAGCAACGAATGATTTAGTAAGTACTTTAAAATTAAGAGCAGGTTACGGTATTACTGGTCAACAAAACATTAATACGAATGATTACCCTTATTTACCACAATATACTTTCTCTCAAAATGAAAGAGCGCAAGCTGAATTCTATGTGAAAGATGGAAATGGTAACTGGGTTCCTGAACATTTACCAACTTTAAGACCTGAAGGATACGATTCTAAAATTAAGTGGGAGGAAACAACTACTTATAACCTAGGTGTTGATTTTGGTTTCAAAGATGATAGAACTACAGGTTCAATCGATGTTTACAAGAGAACTACAGATGATCTATTGAATACTATTCCAGTACCTGCAGGTTCAAACCTAGTGGATCAGTTATTAACTAACGTTGGTAGCTTAGAAAACCAAGGTATTGAGATTGCTTTAAATCATAAAATTATCAATACAAGTGATTTATTCTGGGATTTTGGAGTAAACGTTACATATGCAACGTATAAGATCACAAAACTTACACAAGTTGAAGACGAAGATTACAGAGGTGTATTGACTGGTGGTATTGCGGGTGGTACTGGTAACACAGTTCAAATTCACTCAGTAGGTCATCCAAGACAAGCATTCTATGTTTGGGAACAAATTTATGGTTCAGACGGTAATCCTTTAGATGGTGCTTATGTTGATAGAAACAACGATGGTAGAGTAACAGAAGATGATAAATACCAATATAACAATCCAGATCCAAAATGGATGTTTGGTTTCACTACTAAAGCTTCTTATAAAAACTGGGACTTTAGTATGGCAGGTCGTATGAACTTGGGTAACTATGTGTATAACAACTTAGCATCAGGTGCTTCTTTAACAGGTACATTTACTGATGTTGGATACACTAACAACCAACCAACAGCGTTAGGTTCTACAATGTTCAATCAACCACAATATTTCTCAAATCACTTTGTTGAGAACGCTAGCTTCTTCCGTTTAGATAACATCTCTGTAGGTTACAACTTCAATAACTTAAAGAATGGTGCTGTCCACTTAAGAGTGAATGCAACAGTGAACAACGCATTTGTAATTACAAATTACAGTGGTTTAGATCCTGAAATCTTCGGCGGTATTGATAACAATGTTTATCCTCGTCCAAGAACATTCTTATTAGGTGTAAATGTTGGATTCTAA
- a CDS encoding ABC transporter ATP-binding protein → MLKAKGITKSYGKLNVLKGIDLEIHANEIVSIMGASGAGKSTLLQILGTLDTPKEGSVWIDNEDVTKLNGDKLAQFRNEKIGFVFQFHNLLPEFSALENVCMPALIAGKELEEVKDKGVQLMKMLNIGHRTDHKPSEMSGGEQQRCAIARALINDPLIIFADEPSGNLDSENAEGLHQLFLELRDNFNQTFVIVTHNKELAKKADRQLWMRDGIIENMVTE, encoded by the coding sequence ATGCTGAAAGCGAAAGGGATCACAAAATCATACGGGAAGTTGAACGTTCTTAAAGGCATCGATTTAGAGATTCATGCCAATGAAATTGTTTCAATTATGGGTGCTTCGGGAGCCGGAAAAAGTACACTACTCCAAATTTTAGGAACATTGGACACGCCAAAGGAAGGCAGTGTTTGGATTGACAATGAAGATGTTACTAAATTAAATGGTGATAAATTGGCTCAATTTAGAAATGAAAAGATTGGATTTGTCTTTCAATTTCATAACTTATTACCTGAGTTTTCTGCTCTTGAAAATGTTTGCATGCCTGCACTCATTGCTGGAAAAGAACTTGAGGAGGTAAAAGACAAAGGTGTTCAACTGATGAAAATGCTGAACATTGGTCATAGAACAGACCACAAACCATCTGAAATGTCGGGTGGCGAACAACAAAGATGTGCTATTGCTCGAGCTTTAATCAACGATCCTTTGATCATTTTTGCAGATGAGCCAAGTGGTAATTTAGACTCTGAAAATGCTGAGGGATTACATCAATTATTTCTTGAATTAAGAGATAATTTCAATCAGACATTTGTGATTGTAACACATAATAAAGAATTGGCAAAGAAAGCAGATAGACAGCTTTGGATGAGAGATGGTATTATCGAAAATATGGTTACTGAATAA
- a CDS encoding RagB/SusD family nutrient uptake outer membrane protein translates to MNFKNISRKVAAVLAISSITLSSCVNDLDTEPIDPNATTANKVFADPANYINALAKLYAGFTLSGQQGPTGNPDIKFLDEGHGQYLRGYYVLQELPTDEAINGWNDGNLPRISQMTWQANNEFIRAFYYRAIYQVSLANEFLRNVPADGEVNGIQFSTMRAEARFIRAFAYWHALDLFGNGVPFVTEGDPVGAFLPNPAGLPGWGSDRRELFDFIVSEVKEIETMLPEPRTGELGRADKGAAYMLLSKLYLNAETYTGTAMWSEAEAELNKLVASGAYTLNPSYKGMFSADNHTSTETIFSFNFNALNTQTFGGMTYMIHAAVGGSMSAADFGINSGWGGNRALRELNAKFVDGADLRGPGELLTVGDDGGDIDDQFKFTQGYFVRKFTNNNADGTAISNPDPNGDHVDTDFPTFRYSDAVLMLAEAELKGSGSVSGGTLALINQIRTRAGVGTVTPTEVNSGLWILDERARELYWECHRRTDLIRWGQYTSGANWQYKGGTVNGTSVADYHRLMPIPSSDLNANPNLKQNEGY, encoded by the coding sequence ATGAATTTTAAAAATATATCAAGAAAAGTTGCTGCTGTATTGGCAATTTCTTCTATCACATTGTCTTCATGTGTCAATGACCTAGACACGGAGCCAATTGATCCAAATGCAACTACTGCAAACAAAGTTTTTGCAGATCCTGCTAATTACATTAATGCATTAGCAAAACTGTATGCTGGTTTTACTTTATCTGGTCAGCAAGGACCGACAGGTAATCCAGATATCAAATTCCTAGATGAAGGTCATGGTCAATACCTTCGTGGATACTATGTGTTACAAGAATTACCAACAGATGAAGCAATCAACGGTTGGAATGATGGTAACCTTCCAAGAATTTCTCAAATGACATGGCAAGCAAATAACGAATTTATTCGTGCTTTCTATTACAGAGCAATTTACCAAGTGTCTTTAGCGAACGAGTTTTTGAGAAACGTTCCTGCAGATGGAGAAGTAAATGGCATTCAATTCTCAACAATGAGAGCAGAAGCAAGATTTATTAGAGCATTTGCTTACTGGCATGCACTTGATTTATTCGGTAATGGTGTTCCATTCGTAACAGAAGGTGACCCTGTAGGTGCTTTCTTGCCAAATCCAGCAGGTCTGCCAGGTTGGGGTTCTGATAGAAGAGAGTTATTTGATTTTATCGTTTCAGAAGTAAAAGAAATCGAAACAATGCTTCCAGAACCAAGAACTGGTGAGCTTGGTAGAGCGGACAAAGGAGCTGCGTATATGTTGTTGTCTAAGTTATACCTTAATGCTGAAACATATACTGGAACTGCAATGTGGTCAGAAGCTGAAGCTGAATTAAATAAATTGGTTGCTTCTGGTGCATATACTTTAAACCCTTCATACAAAGGAATGTTCTCTGCAGATAACCATACTTCTACAGAAACAATATTTTCTTTCAATTTTAATGCACTAAATACACAAACATTTGGTGGTATGACATACATGATTCACGCAGCAGTGGGTGGTTCAATGTCAGCTGCAGACTTTGGTATCAACTCAGGATGGGGTGGTAACCGTGCATTAAGAGAGTTAAACGCTAAGTTCGTTGACGGAGCTGACTTAAGAGGTCCAGGAGAATTATTAACTGTGGGTGATGATGGTGGAGACATCGATGATCAATTCAAATTTACGCAAGGGTATTTTGTACGTAAATTCACGAACAATAATGCTGATGGAACGGCTATTTCAAATCCAGATCCAAATGGTGATCACGTAGATACTGATTTCCCTACATTTAGATATTCAGATGCAGTACTTATGCTAGCAGAAGCTGAATTAAAAGGAAGTGGTTCTGTTTCTGGAGGAACTCTTGCTTTAATCAACCAAATTCGTACTAGAGCGGGTGTAGGTACAGTAACTCCAACAGAAGTAAACTCTGGACTTTGGATTCTAGACGAAAGAGCTAGAGAATTGTATTGGGAATGTCACCGTAGAACTGACTTGATCAGATGGGGACAATATACAAGTGGTGCTAACTGGCAATACAAAGGTGGTACTGTAAACGGTACTTCTGTTGCTGATTACCACAGATTAATGCCAATTCCTTCTTCGGATTTGAATGCTAACCCTAACTTAAAGCAAAATGAAGGGTATTAA
- a CDS encoding LacI family DNA-binding transcriptional regulator: MRKAQYTMQDIANQLGISKSTVSRALKNHPDISQETKDAVNKLAEEMDYQPNSLALSLRHKKSFVIGIIVPEIVHDFFANVISGVQSVAYEEGYNVMICISNESPEQEEVDVKAMYSSRVDGLLISLCKETKKLKHLESIVNKGVPLVMFDRVSDNLNVSKVITDDFQGAFVATDHLVKQGCKKIVHLSGPDNLSISSLRLNGYKDALAKNNIPLDENLIIPCPEGTLSEAKDTVKDIIEKNLDFDGIFANNDVTAIGAMNALKELGKKVPEDISIVGFGDWRLSQLLDPPLSSIEQSGFDIGVQSAKILFKQIKSEENDIEFTPVTKVVQNNLIERKSSLK; the protein is encoded by the coding sequence ATGAGAAAAGCACAATACACGATGCAAGACATCGCGAATCAGCTTGGAATATCAAAGTCTACAGTTTCTAGAGCTTTAAAAAACCATCCCGATATTAGCCAAGAAACTAAGGATGCAGTAAACAAACTTGCTGAGGAAATGGACTATCAACCAAACTCTCTCGCATTAAGCTTAAGACATAAGAAATCTTTTGTTATTGGTATTATTGTTCCAGAAATTGTTCACGACTTTTTTGCCAATGTCATTTCTGGTGTACAATCAGTAGCATATGAAGAAGGATACAATGTAATGATCTGTATTTCTAATGAATCTCCGGAACAAGAAGAGGTTGATGTGAAAGCAATGTATTCGAGTAGAGTCGATGGGTTACTTATTTCTCTTTGCAAAGAAACCAAGAAATTAAAACACTTAGAAAGTATTGTTAACAAAGGTGTTCCTTTAGTGATGTTTGATAGGGTATCAGATAATCTAAATGTTAGTAAAGTGATTACTGACGATTTTCAAGGAGCTTTTGTTGCCACTGATCATTTAGTGAAACAAGGATGTAAAAAAATTGTCCATCTCAGTGGACCAGATAATTTATCAATTAGTTCTTTAAGGCTAAATGGATATAAAGATGCTTTAGCTAAAAATAACATCCCACTAGATGAAAATCTTATCATCCCATGCCCTGAAGGAACTCTTTCAGAAGCAAAAGATACTGTTAAAGACATTATTGAAAAGAATTTAGACTTCGATGGAATTTTTGCTAATAATGATGTTACAGCTATTGGTGCAATGAATGCCCTTAAAGAACTAGGCAAAAAAGTACCAGAAGATATTTCTATTGTTGGCTTTGGTGATTGGCGTTTATCTCAATTATTAGATCCACCATTATCTTCTATCGAACAATCAGGATTTGATATTGGTGTACAATCCGCTAAGATTTTATTTAAACAAATAAAGTCTGAAGAAAACGACATTGAATTCACTCCTGTTACAAAAGTGGTTCAAAACAATCTGATCGAGAGAAAATCAAGTCTTAAGTAA